One Engraulis encrasicolus isolate BLACKSEA-1 chromosome 5, IST_EnEncr_1.0, whole genome shotgun sequence DNA segment encodes these proteins:
- the LOC134448252 gene encoding uncharacterized protein LOC134448252: MTTIIVTMAAERFGEEEKKAPGTPYIKNHRAEKIHLLRWEMKVLKSQYKEAGDEERLGLSQLMAIHRKRIRVLRRAEWHRRRRRERARKRAAFIANPFKFTKDLLGQKRSGKLASSKEDIDQHLAEMFCDPGKELELGDCDILIDPPAPTFQFDMSELKLRETKEVVHKARACSAPGPSGTSYKVYKNCPKLLLRLWKILRVFWRKGKIPQQWRMAEGVWIPKEENSTQLDQFRIISLLCIESKIFFSAISRRLCTYLARNTYVDTSVQKGGISGMPGCVEHTGVVTQLIREARENKGNLSVLWLDLANAFGSIPHQLVQLTLVKHHVPSRCRDLIADYYNNFRMRVSAGATPSSWHKVDIGIITGCTISVTLFSLAMNMLTKSAEPECRGPLMSSGQRQPPIRAFMDDLTVTTESVPGCRWLLRGLEKMMVWARMRFKPAKSRSMVLRKGKVEDKFRFNIAGTPIPSITEKPVKSLGKVFDSSLKDKTSIQTACAELDGWLKSVDKSGLPGKYKAWVYQHGILPRILWPLLVYAIPLTTVETLERKVSSHLRRWLGLPKSLSSIALYGRSNKLQLPFKSLEEEFKVTRAREVVLYRDSSDPKVANAGIQVRTGRKWKAEEAVQMAEARLRHRALVGVVTRGRAGLGSFPTPQVNPSGKERRRLVQEEVRAAEEEIRSCKWVGMRQQGAWTRWENALERKVTWTDIWRAEPHRIKFLVQAVYDVLPSPSNLHTWGLAESPACPLCSKRGTLEHVLSSCSTALGEGRYRWRHDQVLKTIAEAISTGLAWAKQFHPPKKAIAFVKAGEPVAPSGRAPAGILTSARDWQLLVDLEKQLKFPSHIAATTLRPDVVLVSNATKQVIMLQLTVPWEDRLEEAFERKLSTYSGLVSDCQQSGWRAKCLPIEVGCRGFAAWSLANALGGLGIVGHQKRRAIRNTTEAAERASRWL, from the coding sequence ATGACAACTATCATTGTCACGATGGCAGCTGAGCGgtttggtgaggaggagaagaaagctcCTGGAACACCCTACATAAAGAACCACAGGGCAGAGAAGATCCATCTGTTAAGGTGGGAGATGAAAGTGCTGAAGTCCCAGTACAAGGAGGCAGGAGATGAGGAGCGCCTTGGTCTATCCCAGCTGATGGCCATCCACCGGAAGAGGATAAGGGTTCTCCGCCGGGCAGAGTGGCATCGAAGGCGGCGGCGCGAGAGGGCTCGTAAGCGCGCGGCCTTCATCGCCAACCCCTTCAAGTTCACCAAAGATCTCCTTGGCCAGAAGCGCAGTGGAAAGCTGGCCTCCTCCAAAGAAGACATCGATCAACACCTCGCGGAGATGTTCTGCGACCCCGGTAAAGAGCTGGAACTTGGAGACTGTGACATCCTCATTGATCCTCCCGCGCCAACGTTTCAGTTCGACATGTCAGAGTTGAAGCTGAGGGAAACCAAGGAAGTCGTCCATAAAGCCAGAGCTTGCTCTGCTCCAGGACCGAGCGGCACCTCATACAAGGTGTATAAGAACTGTCCTAAGCTCTTGCTGCGGCTGTGGAAAATCCTGCGGGTCTTCTGGAGGAAGGGGAAGATCCCACAGCAATGGCGAATGGCTGAAGGGGTCTGGATCCCAAAGGAGGAAAATTCCACCCAGCTTGACCAGTTCCGcatcatctctctcctctgcatcgAATCGAAGATCTTCTTCAGCGCTATCTCCAGGAGGCTGTGCACCTACCTAGCAAGGAACACCTACGTCGACACGTCTGTACAGAAAGGTGGAATATCAGGGATGCCAGGCTGTGTGGAGCATACAGGTGTGGTGACGCAGCTTATCCGAGAGGCCAGAGAGAACAAGGGTAACCTGTCAGTGCTATGGCTTGACCTGGCCAATGCATTCGGCTCCATTCCCCATCAGCTGGTCCAGCTCACTCTGGTGAAACACCATGTCCCCAGCAGGTGCAGAGACCTCATCGCTGACTACTACAACAACTTCAGGATGAGGGTCTCTGCAGGAGCAACTCCATCTAGCTGGCACAAGGTGGATATTGGTATAATCACAGGGTGCACAATCTCTGTGACACTATTCTCCTTGGCCATGAACATGCTCACCAAGTCTGCTGAACCAGAGTGTAGAGGACCCCTCATGAGCTCTGGACAACGGCAGCCACCCATCAGGGCATTCATGGATGACCTTACAGTCACCACAGAATCCGTCCCAGGATGTCGGTGGTTATTGAGGGGTCTGGAGAAGATGATGGTGTGGGCCCGAATGAGGTTCAAACCTGCTAAGTCGAGATCCATGGTACTGAGGAAAGGAAAGGTGGAGGACAAGTTCCGCTTTAACATCGCAGGCACACCCATTCCATCAATCACAGAAAAGCCAGTCAAGAGTCTTGGTAAGGTCTTTGACAGCTCCCTCAAAGACAAAACATCTATTCAGACAGCTTGTGCTGAGCTAGATGGCTGGCTGAAATCTGTGGATAAATCTGGCCTCCCTGGTAAATACAAAGCATGGGTCTATCAGCATGGCATCCTCCCTAGGATTCTGTGGCCTCTCCTTGTCTATGCCATCCCATTGACCACAGTGGAGACATTGGAGAGGAAAGTAAGCAGCCACCTACGGAGATGGTTGGGATTACCAAAGAGCCTGAGCAGCATCGCACTCTACGGGCGCAGTAACAAACTGCAATTGCCCTTCAAATCCTTGGAGGAGGAATTCAAGGTAACACGAGCAAGAGAAGTGGTGCTGTACAGAGACTCTAGCGATCCAAAGGTGGCCAATGCTGGAATCCAGGTGAGGACTGGCAGGAAGTGGAAGGCAGAAGAGGCTGTTCAAATGGCTGAAGCTAGGCTGCGGCACAGGGCACTTGTGGGAGTGGTGACACGAGGCAGAGCAGGCCTGGGATCCTTTCCAACTCCGCAAGTGAACCCCAGTGGGAAGGAGAGGCGGCGCTTGGTCCAAGAAGAGGTGAGGGCAGCAGAAGAGGAAATCAGATCTTGCAAGTGGGTGGGCATGAGACAGCAGGGGGCCTGGACGAGATGGGAGAATGCGTTAGAGAGGAAAGTGACCTGGACTGACATCTGGAGAGCGGAGCCTCACCGCATCAAATTCCTTGTCCAGGCTGTATACGATGTGCTGCCCAGCCCATCAAACTTGCACACTTGGGGCTTAGCAGAGTCACCAGCTTGCCCTTTATGTTCTAAGAGAGGCACCTTAGAACACGTCCTAAGCAGCTGTTCCACAGCGCTAGGAGAAGGGCGGTACCGGTGGAGGCACGACCAAGTCCTGAAGACCATCgctgaagccatcagcacaggACTGGCATGGGCAAAGCAGTTCCACCCCCCCAAGAAAGCCATTGCCTTTGTTAAGGCTGGAGAACCAGTTGCCCCATCCGGAAGAGCACCAGCAGGAATCCTGACCTCTGCAAGGGACTGGCAGCTGCTAGTGGACCTTGAAAAGCAACTCAAGTTCCCGAGCCACATCGCAGCCACCACCCTTCGCCCTGATGTTGTACTTGTGTCAAACGCCACCAAACAAGTCATCATGCTGCAGCTAACAGTCCCGTGGGAAGACCGCCTGGAAGAAGCCTTTGAAAGGAAGCTTTCCACGTACTCAGGACTGGTCAGTGACTGCCAGCAATCAGGGTGGAGGGCTAAGTGCCTCCCAATTGAGGTAGGCTGCAGAGGCTTTGCAGCTTGGTCCTTGGCCAATGCACTTGGAGGCTTAGGCATCGTCGGACACCAGAAGAGGAGAGCCATCCGCAACACCACCGAAGCGGCAGAGAGGGCCTCAAGATGGCTATAG